The following proteins are co-located in the Roseiconus lacunae genome:
- a CDS encoding NAD(P)H-hydrate dehydratase: MKVPSPPPFIESAPADQRWPYRAADAHKGNFGRVLLVGGSRGMAGSISLSSMAALATGSGLVSVAIPDRCLETVAGFHPGVMTIPIQDDGVGAFGADASVNTKPYDVVGCGPGMGTGAGATALVEQLFWQADQHRVFDADAINIIAKENWLHSPALLRNSEHRGKSTLPLDQSTLVLTPHPGELARLTGVSAKDRDAQIEAAKSLAERFGMTIVVKGGPTWVVSGELLKTAATADVPAQNSQGVQVYRNRTGNPGMATAGSGDVLTGVVTSLLGQGLGAFDAATLAVYLHGLAGDFAAQAIGQASLTCREILGHLPAAIRAIE, translated from the coding sequence ATGAAAGTCCCCTCCCCTCCTCCGTTCATCGAATCCGCTCCCGCCGATCAGCGATGGCCCTATCGGGCGGCCGATGCCCACAAAGGAAACTTCGGTCGCGTCTTGCTTGTCGGTGGCTCGCGTGGGATGGCCGGTTCCATTTCACTGTCGTCGATGGCGGCACTGGCCACCGGATCGGGATTGGTTTCGGTAGCGATCCCTGATCGTTGTCTGGAGACCGTCGCCGGCTTTCATCCAGGGGTGATGACGATTCCAATTCAAGATGACGGTGTAGGGGCCTTTGGGGCCGACGCCTCGGTCAACACCAAGCCGTATGACGTGGTCGGCTGCGGTCCCGGGATGGGCACCGGGGCTGGGGCGACGGCTTTGGTCGAGCAACTGTTCTGGCAAGCCGATCAACATCGGGTTTTTGATGCCGACGCGATCAACATTATTGCCAAGGAGAATTGGCTGCACTCCCCTGCCCTGCTTCGGAATTCAGAGCACCGCGGCAAGTCAACTTTGCCGCTGGATCAGTCCACGTTAGTGCTGACGCCGCACCCCGGCGAACTCGCACGATTGACCGGCGTTTCCGCTAAAGATCGCGACGCCCAGATCGAAGCGGCGAAGTCTTTGGCGGAACGGTTTGGCATGACGATCGTTGTCAAAGGCGGGCCGACCTGGGTTGTCTCTGGTGAGTTGCTGAAGACCGCGGCCACCGCCGACGTGCCGGCGCAAAATTCACAAGGAGTTCAAGTTTACCGCAATCGCACTGGCAATCCTGGCATGGCGACCGCGGGTAGCGGAGACGTATTGACCGGAGTGGTGACGTCTTTGTTGGGGCAAGGGCTGGGCGCATTCGACGCCGCGACGTTGGCCGTCTATTTGCACGGCTTGGCTGGCGATTTCGCCGCCCAAGCGATCGGGCAAGCATCACTGACTTGCCGTGAAATTCTTGGCCATCTTCCGGCCGCGATCCGAGCAATCGAATGA
- the larB gene encoding nickel pincer cofactor biosynthesis protein LarB: MPHRSDVSTDDLAALLAGVATGKTSVETAVSRLTSPPGNLQLSSADTESAGSGVSLPLTLDLDRQRRCGFAEVIYGAGKPAELIAEIMRRQRQAGQDSLATRVTDETAKAVAEFIPEVRYNPDARCLLAGAAANKTPSPLDMSATRLVRHVAVVTAGSTDAPVCEEAIETLHWMGIPFRSFNDIGVAGPDRLLAAVPELRQAAAVIVIAGMEGALPAAVGGHLSVPVFAVPTSVGYGATLGGLTPLMGMLSCCSSNVAVVNIDAGFKAAYLSGLVVKSPEFNRPENRNASDEEE, from the coding sequence ATGCCCCACCGATCCGATGTTTCCACCGACGACTTGGCCGCCCTGCTTGCCGGCGTCGCTACCGGGAAGACGAGCGTCGAAACGGCGGTCTCGCGGTTGACCTCCCCCCCGGGCAACCTCCAGCTTAGCTCGGCGGACACTGAATCGGCGGGCAGCGGAGTCTCGCTCCCGCTGACATTGGACTTGGATCGCCAGCGCCGATGTGGGTTCGCCGAGGTGATCTATGGGGCTGGCAAACCGGCGGAATTGATCGCCGAAATCATGCGTCGGCAGCGACAGGCCGGCCAAGATTCGCTGGCGACCCGAGTGACCGATGAAACCGCAAAGGCGGTCGCCGAGTTTATTCCCGAGGTTCGCTACAATCCTGACGCACGATGCTTATTGGCAGGTGCCGCCGCCAACAAGACGCCGAGTCCTCTGGACATGTCGGCTACACGGTTGGTTCGTCACGTGGCCGTGGTCACCGCCGGTAGCACCGATGCACCGGTGTGTGAAGAAGCAATCGAAACCTTGCACTGGATGGGGATCCCGTTTCGTTCTTTTAACGACATTGGCGTCGCCGGACCGGATCGGTTGCTTGCCGCGGTACCGGAATTACGACAAGCCGCCGCGGTCATCGTTATCGCTGGAATGGAAGGTGCGCTACCGGCCGCGGTGGGAGGACATCTTTCTGTGCCGGTGTTCGCGGTTCCGACCAGCGTCGGTTACGGCGCGACTTTAGGCGGACTGACCCCATTGATGGGCATGCTTAGCTGTTGCTCGTCCAATGTGGCCGTTGTCAATATCGACGCCGGCTTCAAAGCGGCCTATCTGTCAGGCTTGGTCGTGAAAAGTCCTGAATTCAATCGACCCGAGAACCGAAACGCATCTGATGAAGAAGAGTAA
- a CDS encoding argininosuccinate synthase has product MSTKKCVLAYSGGLDTSVILGWLQDQGYEVHAVYVDLGQPCEDRDAIMEKARTCGAASARLIDVREELCRDFAFPVLAWQAKYEQIYLLGTSIARPLISKICLQVAREVGAKAYAHGATGKGNDQCRFQLAAEALDPTVEIIAPWRIKEFREAFPGRTELIDYCEKKNIPVKASTAKPYSSDENVLHISYEAGQLEELDVNGVELVDFGMGVSPQEAPDKSESVTIGFKSGVPVTLDGKEVSALEMVEQLNTIAGRNGVGRIDMVENRFVGMKSRGVYESPGMTVLYDALMYIEQLAMDRDLMHLRDRLAPEVAEMVYYGFWYTPKMDALMSFIQQAQTPVTGEVTLKLYKGNISVDSRKSPNSLYDEEIATMEGGGSYNQDDAEGFLRIQGLPSRVQGRITPRQY; this is encoded by the coding sequence ATGTCGACCAAAAAGTGTGTCCTCGCTTACTCCGGCGGACTGGATACGTCTGTCATTCTGGGCTGGCTTCAAGACCAGGGATACGAGGTCCATGCGGTGTACGTCGACCTCGGTCAACCTTGTGAAGACCGCGACGCAATCATGGAGAAAGCTCGGACTTGTGGTGCCGCGTCGGCGCGTTTAATCGATGTCCGCGAGGAATTGTGCCGGGACTTTGCCTTCCCCGTACTCGCTTGGCAAGCCAAGTACGAACAGATTTATCTGCTCGGCACCTCGATCGCGCGACCGCTGATCAGCAAAATCTGCTTGCAAGTCGCTCGCGAAGTCGGTGCGAAAGCATATGCCCATGGTGCGACAGGGAAGGGCAACGACCAATGTCGCTTCCAACTGGCCGCCGAAGCCCTCGACCCGACCGTCGAAATCATTGCCCCCTGGCGGATCAAAGAATTCCGTGAAGCCTTCCCCGGCCGAACGGAATTGATCGATTACTGCGAAAAGAAAAACATCCCCGTCAAAGCGTCGACCGCCAAACCCTACAGCAGCGACGAAAACGTTTTGCACATCAGCTACGAAGCCGGCCAGTTGGAAGAACTGGACGTCAATGGTGTCGAACTGGTCGACTTCGGAATGGGCGTCAGCCCACAAGAAGCTCCTGACAAAAGCGAATCGGTCACGATCGGCTTCAAGTCGGGCGTTCCGGTCACGCTGGACGGAAAAGAAGTCTCCGCACTCGAAATGGTCGAGCAGCTCAACACGATCGCCGGCCGCAATGGTGTCGGACGGATCGACATGGTCGAAAACCGCTTCGTCGGAATGAAGAGCCGCGGTGTTTATGAATCGCCCGGCATGACCGTTCTTTACGACGCGCTGATGTACATCGAACAACTCGCGATGGACCGCGACCTGATGCACCTGCGTGATCGCCTGGCCCCCGAAGTCGCCGAGATGGTCTATTACGGATTCTGGTACACGCCAAAGATGGACGCCTTGATGTCGTTCATCCAACAAGCACAAACGCCGGTCACCGGAGAAGTAACGCTCAAGCTCTACAAAGGCAACATCTCTGTCGACTCACGCAAGAGCCCGAACAGCCTTTACGACGAAGAGATCGCAACCATGGAAGGTGGCGGGTCGTACAACCAAGACGACGCCGAAGGTTTCTTGCGAATCCAAGGTCTGCCGAGCCGAGTCCAAGGTCGCATCACACCGCGACAGTATTAA
- a CDS encoding DUF1559 family PulG-like putative transporter, translated as MPYLFTCPHCSAKTQVEDRYSGQSGECFTCGGAIEIPDFTGAAKHSATDMPLRPAARSMGKLIAAGVVLLLLVSLVFVIVQFGGSSVTRLAEVRKQRASLSNLETIAAAMNAYAADYGVYPPPMIRNAAGMPMHSWRVLLLPYLGEQTMYDGFDLGKPWNHPTNIDAAYMMPEVYLHPADDSTIIGRAGYYMVTGKGTLFPPQGPLGPEDVTDKPAQTILLIAGAAPSNRAGGGWTEPLDYDFAKMRGVINGNLGVEPGGMIKSGVTVVTVDGRGHFLPNEMPPATFNALVTPRGNEPLADDTLD; from the coding sequence ATGCCTTATCTGTTTACCTGCCCTCATTGCTCCGCCAAAACTCAGGTAGAGGATCGTTACAGCGGGCAGTCGGGCGAGTGTTTTACCTGTGGCGGTGCGATCGAAATCCCGGACTTTACCGGCGCGGCCAAACATTCTGCTACTGACATGCCATTGAGACCGGCGGCGCGATCGATGGGGAAGTTGATCGCGGCAGGCGTGGTGCTGCTGCTGCTTGTTTCACTGGTGTTTGTGATCGTTCAGTTCGGCGGCAGTAGTGTGACACGGTTGGCCGAAGTTCGTAAGCAACGGGCATCGCTCAGTAACCTTGAAACGATCGCGGCGGCGATGAACGCTTATGCGGCGGACTACGGTGTTTATCCACCGCCGATGATACGCAACGCCGCGGGCATGCCGATGCATTCATGGCGAGTACTGCTGTTGCCCTATCTCGGCGAGCAAACGATGTACGACGGATTTGATTTAGGCAAGCCGTGGAATCATCCCACAAATATTGATGCGGCCTACATGATGCCGGAGGTTTATTTGCACCCGGCGGATGATTCCACAATCATCGGGCGGGCAGGTTATTACATGGTCACCGGTAAAGGCACCTTGTTTCCGCCGCAGGGGCCGCTCGGCCCGGAAGATGTCACCGATAAGCCGGCGCAAACGATTCTGTTGATCGCCGGCGCGGCGCCCTCGAATCGGGCCGGCGGTGGTTGGACCGAACCGCTCGACTACGATTTTGCCAAGATGCGAGGCGTGATTAATGGGAACCTGGGCGTCGAACCAGGGGGGATGATCAAGAGCGGGGTGACGGTGGTGACCGTCGACGGGCGTGGGCATTTTTTACCCAACGAGATGCCGCCGGCGACGTTCAACGCGCTGGTGACGCCACGCGGTAACGAGCCGTTGGCCGACGATACGTTGGATTGA
- the dtd gene encoding D-aminoacyl-tRNA deacylase translates to MVLQRVSEASVKVDEEIVGQINHGFVALVGIGHGDDEKIIEWMADKTVQLRVFEDDAGKMNRSLADVSGGVLAISQFTLYGDCRKGRRPAFTAAAAPEVAKQLYEHYVNAIGKHGIEVQTGIFAADMKVSLINDGPVTMLLDREADA, encoded by the coding sequence GTGGTATTGCAGCGAGTCAGCGAAGCGTCCGTCAAAGTGGACGAAGAAATCGTCGGTCAAATCAACCATGGCTTCGTCGCCTTAGTCGGAATCGGCCACGGCGATGATGAAAAAATCATCGAGTGGATGGCAGACAAAACCGTCCAGTTACGCGTATTCGAAGACGACGCGGGCAAGATGAACCGCTCCCTCGCCGATGTCAGCGGTGGCGTACTCGCGATCAGTCAGTTCACTCTTTACGGTGACTGCCGCAAAGGGCGGCGCCCCGCGTTCACGGCCGCCGCCGCACCCGAAGTCGCCAAACAGCTTTACGAACATTATGTCAATGCGATCGGCAAGCATGGCATCGAAGTCCAAACCGGAATCTTCGCCGCCGATATGAAGGTCTCACTGATCAACGACGGCCCGGTCACCATGCTGCTCGACCGCGAAGCGGATGCGTAA
- a CDS encoding metal-dependent hydrolase yields MADFKTHITASTAVGAAYGYWGVTSQSMTLETSILAGGLCSVSGMLPDLDSDGGIPLREISMFAAAVIPMMMLNRFRDLDLSHESMALAAMLIYVVIRFVAFEFFKRFTVHRGMWHSIPAAASAGLIAYLVMPCPSNAERAYKAVAVVVGFMVHLILDEIWAVEVGVGRLRTKKSFGTALKFLGTNPLANVIVYAMLFALIYIAASDNQIAGRLRERARYDLTEQDSWSAPGWQPPMFRASRPQDYR; encoded by the coding sequence GTGGCTGATTTTAAAACGCACATCACCGCCAGCACCGCCGTCGGAGCCGCTTATGGCTACTGGGGCGTGACGAGTCAATCGATGACACTTGAGACGAGTATTTTGGCTGGCGGTCTTTGTTCGGTCAGCGGCATGTTGCCGGACTTGGACAGTGACGGCGGGATTCCGCTTCGCGAGATCAGTATGTTCGCCGCGGCGGTTATCCCGATGATGATGCTCAATCGATTTCGGGACTTAGACTTGTCGCATGAATCGATGGCGCTAGCGGCGATGTTGATTTACGTTGTGATCCGATTTGTCGCCTTTGAATTTTTCAAACGCTTTACCGTCCATCGTGGAATGTGGCATAGCATTCCGGCGGCCGCTTCGGCGGGATTGATCGCCTACTTGGTGATGCCATGTCCTAGTAATGCCGAGCGTGCCTATAAAGCCGTCGCTGTTGTCGTCGGCTTTATGGTTCATCTGATTTTGGACGAGATCTGGGCGGTCGAAGTCGGCGTCGGGCGATTGAGGACGAAGAAGTCGTTCGGAACCGCATTGAAGTTTTTGGGGACCAATCCGCTGGCCAACGTCATCGTTTACGCGATGTTGTTTGCGCTGATCTATATCGCTGCCAGTGACAATCAAATCGCCGGGCGTTTGCGTGAGCGGGCTCGCTATGATTTGACCGAGCAAGATTCATGGTCGGCTCCTGGTTGGCAGCCACCGATGTTTCGTGCGAGTCGACCGCAGGATTATCGTTAG
- a CDS encoding CvpA family protein gives MQPYDYVMLAILVGAGLFGAVKGFAWQLASISSIVVSYFVAYRFREPLSQSIEAEPPWDLFLAMLILFIGTSLVIWVAFNMVRETIDRMRLKEFDRQIGALFGLIKGALYCTLITLFAVTLMGDAIRSQIVASNSGRFIARNLDRSESVIPPEVHHFLQPYLERFDAEFENAPEQPNATQSAAQSAATIQRNVTQSAMR, from the coding sequence ATGCAACCCTACGACTATGTCATGCTAGCAATCCTCGTCGGCGCGGGCCTGTTTGGCGCCGTGAAGGGATTTGCATGGCAACTAGCATCGATCTCGTCGATTGTGGTCAGCTACTTCGTTGCGTATCGATTTCGCGAGCCGCTGAGTCAATCGATCGAGGCCGAGCCGCCTTGGGATCTATTCCTGGCGATGTTGATTCTGTTCATTGGCACATCGCTGGTGATATGGGTCGCATTCAACATGGTGCGTGAGACGATCGACCGAATGCGACTTAAAGAATTCGATCGTCAAATCGGCGCATTGTTTGGACTAATTAAAGGAGCGCTGTACTGCACGCTGATCACGCTGTTCGCGGTCACGCTAATGGGCGACGCGATCCGATCACAAATCGTCGCCAGCAACAGCGGACGCTTCATCGCTCGGAATCTAGACCGCAGCGAATCGGTGATCCCTCCGGAAGTCCATCACTTTTTGCAACCGTACTTGGAGCGATTCGACGCCGAATTCGAAAACGCTCCCGAGCAACCCAACGCGACACAGTCGGCCGCACAATCTGCGGCAACCATTCAGCGAAACGTCACGCAGTCGGCGATGCGATGA
- a CDS encoding acetyl-CoA carboxylase carboxyltransferase subunit alpha — protein sequence MAGPGLDFELEIAETENRINVLERQTDRNESAEAELRSLRLDLVKQLRDVYSGLDPWQTVQVARHKNRPYTADYLNLAFDDFVELHGDKHFGDDRAMLSGFAKLDRFKVMVLGHQKGRTFKERAACHFGCAHPEGYRKAMTKMRLAEKYKLPLICFIDTPGAYPGVGAEERGQAQVIAESMFKMSQLKTPIICVVIGEGGSGGALGIGVGDRIAVLQHAYYSVISPEGCAGILWKSHEHAPRAATALKFTSDNLKRLGVVDDVIEEPLGGAHRDHHQMASRLKSYLAKTLADLETKSVDELLDSRYEKFRQIGVFMEGQAELAEA from the coding sequence ATGGCCGGACCCGGATTAGATTTTGAATTGGAAATTGCGGAAACCGAAAACCGCATCAATGTGCTCGAACGGCAAACCGATCGCAACGAATCTGCCGAGGCAGAGTTGCGATCGCTGCGTTTGGATTTGGTCAAGCAATTGCGCGACGTTTACTCGGGGTTGGATCCCTGGCAAACGGTGCAGGTGGCGCGACACAAGAATCGGCCTTATACGGCAGACTATTTGAATCTGGCATTCGATGACTTTGTCGAATTGCATGGCGACAAGCACTTCGGTGATGACCGCGCGATGTTGTCCGGATTTGCCAAGCTGGATCGCTTCAAGGTCATGGTGCTCGGACACCAGAAAGGTCGAACGTTCAAGGAACGTGCCGCGTGCCACTTCGGCTGCGCCCATCCGGAAGGCTATCGCAAGGCGATGACGAAGATGCGGTTGGCGGAAAAGTACAAACTGCCGTTGATCTGCTTCATCGATACACCCGGAGCCTATCCGGGCGTCGGTGCCGAAGAACGAGGACAGGCTCAGGTGATCGCCGAAAGCATGTTCAAGATGAGCCAGTTGAAGACTCCGATCATCTGCGTCGTCATCGGCGAAGGTGGGTCCGGCGGCGCACTCGGAATTGGCGTCGGTGACCGGATCGCGGTTTTGCAGCACGCCTATTACAGCGTCATCAGTCCCGAAGGCTGCGCGGGCATTTTGTGGAAAAGTCACGAGCACGCACCGCGAGCCGCGACGGCATTGAAATTCACCAGCGACAATCTGAAGCGATTGGGTGTCGTCGATGATGTCATCGAAGAACCGCTCGGTGGGGCACATCGTGACCATCACCAAATGGCGTCGCGTTTGAAGTCGTACCTGGCGAAGACGCTCGCCGATCTGGAGACCAAATCGGTCGACGAGTTGCTCGATTCACGCTACGAAAAATTTCGTCAGATCGGCGTGTTTATGGAAGGGCAAGCTGAGCTTGCCGAGGCGTGA
- a CDS encoding serine/threonine-protein kinase yields the protein MTKTRDFFGPYRLARLIRSGSTAEVWEAIDENDNQRYALKILKGSVAKDKGEVNLLKHEYNVGQDLQNSPRIIRILDHLYANERPFLVLELFSELNLKQALRRGPDSLAYMLNKIIEQAGEGLYYMHTRGWIHLDVKPDNFLVSRDGETKLIDFTISEKKKTGLGKLFHRGGLAKGTRSYMAPEQIRSKVCDERTDIYSFGCVLFEMATGKPPFTGDTPNDLLNKHLNAQVPSPIAYNNNVSKDFADIVKRMMAKSPGSRPQSMWDVLKEVRSMELWNKRPRKPEVSVFDHLPGIRGADDMIRKPTADELDPEQD from the coding sequence ATGACAAAGACCCGAGACTTCTTCGGCCCCTATCGCCTGGCCCGACTCATCCGTTCCGGCTCCACCGCCGAAGTCTGGGAAGCGATCGACGAAAATGACAATCAGCGCTACGCGCTAAAAATCTTGAAGGGATCGGTCGCCAAGGACAAAGGCGAAGTCAACTTGCTCAAGCACGAGTACAACGTCGGGCAAGACCTGCAGAACAGCCCGCGGATCATTCGGATCCTTGACCATCTTTATGCCAACGAGCGACCGTTCTTGGTGCTCGAACTATTCAGCGAATTGAACCTCAAACAGGCGCTGCGCCGCGGCCCGGATTCACTCGCCTACATGCTCAACAAAATTATCGAGCAGGCCGGCGAAGGGTTGTACTACATGCATACCCGAGGTTGGATTCACTTGGACGTCAAGCCGGATAATTTTTTGGTCAGCCGCGACGGCGAGACAAAACTGATTGACTTCACGATCAGCGAGAAAAAGAAAACCGGACTCGGAAAACTGTTCCACCGAGGTGGGCTCGCCAAGGGAACTCGCAGCTACATGGCTCCCGAGCAAATCCGCAGTAAGGTCTGTGACGAGCGAACCGATATCTATTCGTTTGGATGTGTCTTGTTTGAAATGGCGACCGGAAAGCCACCGTTCACCGGAGACACACCGAACGATTTGCTCAACAAACACCTCAACGCCCAAGTACCTAGCCCGATCGCTTACAACAACAACGTCTCAAAAGACTTTGCCGATATTGTCAAGCGAATGATGGCGAAGTCGCCAGGTAGTCGTCCCCAGTCGATGTGGGATGTACTGAAAGAAGTTCGCTCCATGGAGCTTTGGAACAAACGGCCTCGCAAGCCCGAAGTCAGCGTGTTTGACCACTTGCCAGGCATTCGCGGTGCGGACGATATGATCCGCAAACCAACCGCCGATGAACTCGATCCCGAACAGGACTAA
- a CDS encoding glycosyltransferase family 4 protein, whose amino-acid sequence MRVAHVITRMIIGGAQENTLLNCLDLIHEHDDEVMLVTGPALGPEGDLLERGGFANARDRSPSGVSSELPQAASWGRAGELDIRLLPDLRRNIHPSMDWSAYRSIRNTLREYRPDVVHTHSAKAGLLGRLAAWSLNVPAVIHTVHGAPFHDFQPKLAKSFFQRCERYAARRCHRIVSVADAMTDLMVEADVAPREKFTTVYSGMNVDPFVHANERRDAVRQRYGIDDDHVVVGKVARLFHLKGHDDLITSAKQVIEQCPQVRFLLVGDGILKESLEQRIDEIGLKEHFIFTGLVSPETVPELIGAMDVLVHTSLREGLARALPQALIAGKPAVSFDVDGAREVVISDETGYLIPPRDCRQLATSLIRLAQDAELRQRLGREGQSRFTERFRHQAMTRQIRGIYQEVLNRRN is encoded by the coding sequence TTGCGCGTAGCTCACGTTATCACACGAATGATCATCGGCGGGGCGCAAGAAAATACTCTTTTGAACTGCTTGGATTTGATTCACGAACATGACGACGAAGTCATGTTAGTGACGGGGCCAGCGCTCGGACCCGAGGGTGACCTGTTGGAGCGTGGCGGATTTGCCAACGCCCGCGATCGATCGCCATCTGGCGTATCGTCAGAATTGCCGCAGGCAGCTTCGTGGGGCAGGGCAGGGGAGTTAGACATTCGACTGCTGCCCGACCTGCGTCGAAACATTCATCCGTCAATGGATTGGTCGGCTTATCGATCGATTCGTAACACGCTTCGTGAGTATCGGCCCGACGTGGTTCATACGCACAGCGCCAAGGCGGGGCTGCTGGGACGCCTCGCCGCGTGGTCACTGAATGTGCCTGCGGTGATTCATACGGTTCATGGGGCCCCGTTTCATGATTTTCAACCCAAGTTAGCGAAGTCTTTTTTCCAACGATGTGAACGGTATGCCGCCCGACGCTGCCATCGCATCGTGTCCGTTGCCGATGCGATGACCGATTTGATGGTCGAGGCCGACGTTGCGCCGCGCGAAAAATTCACGACCGTTTATAGTGGGATGAATGTTGATCCGTTCGTTCATGCCAATGAGCGTCGCGACGCGGTCCGGCAACGCTATGGCATTGACGATGATCACGTGGTGGTCGGAAAAGTTGCGAGACTGTTTCATCTCAAAGGTCACGATGACTTGATCACGTCGGCAAAGCAGGTGATCGAGCAATGTCCGCAAGTTCGTTTTCTGTTGGTCGGAGATGGCATTCTTAAGGAATCGTTGGAGCAGCGGATCGACGAAATTGGTTTAAAGGAGCACTTTATCTTCACGGGGTTGGTTTCCCCCGAAACGGTGCCGGAACTGATCGGGGCGATGGATGTGCTCGTTCACACGTCGTTGCGCGAGGGACTCGCGCGGGCGCTGCCTCAGGCCCTGATCGCCGGAAAGCCGGCCGTCAGTTTCGATGTCGACGGGGCGAGGGAAGTGGTCATCAGCGATGAAACCGGGTACCTAATTCCGCCTCGTGATTGCCGGCAGCTCGCGACATCGTTGATCCGGCTGGCTCAAGATGCTGAACTGCGTCAGCGGCTGGGCAGGGAAGGGCAGTCGCGATTTACCGAGCGGTTTCGGCACCAAGCGATGACCCGCCAGATTCGGGGCATCTATCAAGAAGTCCTCAACCGGCGAAATTAG
- a CDS encoding SMP-30/gluconolactonase/LRE family protein has translation MSRLALGSSLLAIFVVVSSVDSVANQIPVIPADAELKLVDDDFELADGAAWDGAGQLFVPDVKKKTLRLYNLRKPDQKPKVMLEGVAISGTAFQLGRLYLSDNPGARIAFLDRPFSGGKPKTLAQFKADERPNDLTVDAHGNVYVTMTRQGTVRHISADGKFQDVATGLVAPNGIALSPSGKTLYCSSARTGVIYRIDLDKDAPADQSAQPWAQLPETDDGFRGDGMCVDRAGNVYVTGAKAVHVYDASGKSIGSIQPPQRPINAIVAGNTGQSLYLSTFGGLYAVDVGGIAVSPNPPMHGDQDAPTSTAIDESIKTSLNVVYHRDGNRELLMDVFEPQSVEAPRPAIVVVHGGGWRKGDKTKFRALALRLAELGYVTAAIEYRLAGEAHFPAAIRDCNAATAYLRKHADRFGIDPLKISAVGGSAGGHLVGLMAAGDANDQLKHRDNRDDDTSLAAAVVLAGPLEIASGSVADRSLENPDASNSVAWLGGDVNEQSALYHLADAFEQVDKTMPPTLFISGSKDNPSRNEKTRSKMKALGRPTGLVIHENAAHGHWNRPDWIQTVVTDIDQFLKRHQ, from the coding sequence ATGTCTCGCCTCGCATTGGGCTCAAGCCTCCTAGCCATCTTCGTGGTGGTAAGTTCGGTTGATTCTGTTGCCAATCAGATTCCTGTGATTCCGGCTGATGCCGAATTGAAGTTAGTCGATGATGATTTTGAACTCGCCGACGGTGCAGCTTGGGACGGGGCAGGGCAGTTGTTTGTTCCGGACGTCAAGAAGAAAACACTGCGTCTGTACAACTTGCGAAAGCCAGATCAAAAACCAAAGGTGATGCTCGAAGGCGTGGCGATTTCCGGCACTGCTTTTCAGCTCGGACGGTTGTACCTTTCCGATAATCCAGGTGCCCGCATTGCCTTCCTCGATCGTCCTTTTTCCGGCGGCAAACCGAAAACCCTTGCTCAGTTCAAAGCTGACGAACGGCCCAATGATTTGACCGTCGATGCGCACGGCAACGTTTATGTCACGATGACTCGTCAGGGAACCGTTCGCCACATCTCGGCGGACGGAAAGTTTCAAGATGTGGCTACTGGATTGGTAGCCCCCAACGGGATTGCCTTGTCCCCTTCGGGAAAGACCTTGTATTGCTCTTCGGCCCGGACCGGCGTGATCTATCGCATCGATCTAGACAAGGACGCGCCCGCCGATCAATCCGCACAGCCATGGGCGCAGCTTCCTGAAACGGACGACGGATTCCGTGGTGACGGGATGTGTGTTGATCGCGCCGGCAATGTCTATGTCACCGGTGCCAAGGCGGTTCATGTCTACGACGCGTCCGGCAAATCCATCGGTAGTATTCAGCCTCCACAACGACCGATCAATGCCATTGTTGCGGGTAACACGGGGCAATCGCTTTACCTCAGTACCTTCGGCGGTTTGTATGCCGTGGACGTCGGCGGGATTGCTGTCTCGCCGAACCCACCGATGCATGGAGATCAAGACGCCCCGACGTCGACGGCAATCGATGAAAGTATCAAGACGAGCCTGAATGTCGTTTATCACCGAGATGGGAATCGAGAGTTGTTGATGGACGTGTTCGAGCCCCAATCGGTCGAGGCACCAAGGCCAGCCATCGTGGTCGTCCACGGTGGTGGGTGGCGCAAGGGGGACAAGACCAAGTTCCGGGCGCTCGCACTACGGCTGGCGGAACTCGGCTATGTCACGGCAGCGATTGAGTATCGTTTGGCCGGTGAAGCTCATTTCCCCGCCGCCATCCGAGACTGTAACGCGGCGACGGCCTACCTTCGCAAGCATGCCGATCGGTTTGGAATCGACCCGCTGAAAATTTCCGCGGTCGGCGGGTCAGCCGGAGGCCACTTGGTCGGCCTGATGGCGGCCGGCGACGCCAATGATCAATTAAAGCATCGCGACAATCGCGATGATGACACATCCTTGGCCGCGGCCGTCGTGCTCGCCGGTCCGCTCGAAATCGCAAGCGGATCGGTCGCCGATCGATCGCTTGAGAATCCTGATGCTTCCAATTCGGTAGCCTGGTTGGGAGGCGATGTCAATGAACAGTCCGCGCTATATCATCTCGCCGATGCGTTTGAGCAAGTCGACAAAACGATGCCTCCGACTCTGTTTATTAGCGGAAGCAAAGACAACCCGTCACGAAACGAAAAGACCCGTTCAAAGATGAAGGCTCTCGGCCGTCCGACGGGCTTGGTGATTCACGAAAACGCCGCGCATGGGCATTGGAACCGTCCAGATTGGATTCAAACGGTCGTGACCGACATCGATCAATTCTTGAAACGACATCAATAA